From one Peptoniphilaceae bacterium AMB_02 genomic stretch:
- the selA gene encoding L-seryl-tRNA(Sec) selenium transferase has protein sequence MPKVDELLENAEIKKLIEENSRKIVLESIREALDNLRIDIKDGLSGEELTNKIDNINQSIAGLIEAGKEHNLIKVINATGVVIHTNLGRSPLPSEVLKGIELVSSGYSNLEYDLEKGERGERYSHLEDIIVKITGAESAMVVNNNAAAVMLILSTLANGKEVITSRGELIEIGGAFRIPDVCLQSGAHLVEVGTTNKTHLRDYENAINEETAAILKVHTSNYRILGFTESIDSDELSSLKNAHDIYVIEDLGSGVLIDLSKYGIEYEPTVQDSIRKGVDIVSFSGDKLLGGPQAGIIIGRRDIIEALKKNPLTRALRVDKFTISALEATLRLYLDEEIAIKKIPTLRMLTYTNKELYDRANILKNKLEKTGSNLKFDVIEVESEVGGGSLPLEKLPSYAVSIDSEVISTEYIEKRLRKNRVPIIVRIIKDKVILDIRTIDDGELDIIAKAISELES, from the coding sequence TTGCCAAAAGTAGATGAGCTCCTGGAAAATGCTGAAATTAAAAAATTAATAGAGGAAAATTCCAGGAAAATCGTCTTAGAATCGATAAGAGAAGCTCTCGACAATTTAAGGATTGATATTAAGGATGGACTATCCGGTGAAGAGCTAACCAATAAAATAGATAATATAAATCAAAGTATTGCAGGTCTTATAGAAGCCGGCAAAGAACATAATTTGATTAAAGTTATAAATGCTACAGGTGTAGTTATTCATACAAATTTAGGAAGATCTCCTCTGCCAAGTGAAGTTTTAAAGGGGATAGAATTGGTATCTTCAGGATACTCCAATTTGGAATATGACTTGGAAAAAGGAGAAAGAGGAGAAAGATATTCACATCTTGAAGATATAATCGTAAAGATTACAGGCGCAGAATCGGCAATGGTGGTTAACAATAATGCCGCTGCCGTGATGCTAATCCTTTCAACTTTGGCAAATGGTAAAGAAGTAATTACCAGTCGTGGCGAACTAATTGAAATAGGAGGAGCATTTAGAATACCTGATGTATGTCTTCAAAGTGGTGCTCATCTTGTAGAAGTGGGGACTACCAATAAAACACATCTTCGCGACTATGAAAATGCAATAAATGAAGAAACCGCTGCAATTTTAAAAGTTCATACTAGTAATTATAGAATTTTAGGATTTACAGAAAGCATAGATTCCGACGAATTATCTTCACTTAAAAATGCTCATGACATATATGTAATAGAAGACCTGGGCTCGGGAGTACTAATCGACCTTTCCAAATATGGCATTGAATACGAACCTACAGTTCAAGATTCTATAAGAAAAGGTGTAGACATCGTTTCTTTTAGCGGTGACAAACTACTAGGTGGTCCTCAAGCCGGAATTATAATCGGTAGGAGAGATATCATAGAGGCATTAAAGAAAAATCCATTGACTCGAGCATTAAGGGTAGATAAATTTACGATATCTGCACTTGAAGCTACATTGAGACTTTACTTGGATGAAGAGATAGCGATCAAGAAAATTCCAACACTTAGAATGTTGACATACACGAATAAAGAACTCTATGACAGAGCCAATATTCTAAAAAATAAGTTGGAAAAAACAGGAAGCAATTTGAAATTCGATGTCATAGAAGTCGAATCTGAAGTAGGGGGAGGAAGCCTTCCGCTGGAGAAATTGCCGTCATATGCAGTTTCCATTGATTCGGAAGTCATTTCTACTGAATATATCGAAAAGAGACTTAGAAAAAATCGAGTACCTATAATCGTGAGAATTATTAAAGATAAAGTTATTTTAGATATTAGGACAATAGACGATGGAGAATTAGACATTATTGCCAAAGCCATCTCTGAATTGGAGTCGTAA
- the selD gene encoding selenide, water dikinase SelD produces the protein MKDETVKLTQYAKTSGUAAKVGPDILSQVLKEIPKVTDEKLLVGVEHVDDAAVYQLRDDLALIQTLDFFTPIVDDPYTFGQIAAANSLSDIYAMGAEPLLAMNIVCFPNCLSPDVLGEILKGGADKCLEAGTLVVGGHTVQDDEPKFGLSVSAVIHPKDVLTNSGAKPGDVLVLTKPVGVGIINTALKGGILEEDDDIYLEAVKSMTTLNKFGQAALKDLTVNACTDITGFGLIGHALEMAEGSDVTITIDSKSIPILSGSLEYARMGLVPAGSYDNRKFVGEKALLKDIKTDMEDVLFDPQTSGGLMISLPEREAEILLERLVDNPLKFGIIGRVIEKEDHYIIIE, from the coding sequence ATGAAAGATGAAACAGTTAAGCTAACACAGTATGCAAAAACGTCCGGTTGAGCGGCTAAAGTCGGCCCAGACATATTATCTCAAGTATTAAAAGAGATACCGAAGGTAACCGATGAAAAACTCCTGGTAGGAGTGGAGCATGTAGATGATGCTGCAGTTTATCAACTGAGGGACGATTTGGCGCTCATACAGACATTGGACTTTTTTACACCCATAGTCGATGATCCTTATACATTTGGACAAATAGCAGCGGCAAATTCTCTTTCAGATATATATGCAATGGGGGCTGAACCCTTACTTGCAATGAATATTGTTTGCTTTCCAAATTGTCTGAGTCCGGATGTACTTGGAGAGATATTAAAAGGCGGCGCTGACAAGTGTCTGGAAGCAGGAACATTGGTTGTCGGTGGACATACCGTACAAGACGATGAACCTAAATTTGGACTTTCAGTAAGTGCTGTCATACACCCTAAGGATGTACTGACAAATAGTGGGGCCAAACCGGGTGATGTATTGGTTCTAACAAAACCGGTCGGTGTAGGAATAATAAACACTGCTTTAAAGGGAGGCATTTTAGAGGAAGACGATGATATCTACCTTGAAGCTGTTAAGTCTATGACGACATTAAATAAATTTGGACAGGCTGCGCTTAAAGATCTTACAGTAAATGCTTGTACAGATATTACCGGATTTGGATTAATAGGCCATGCACTTGAAATGGCTGAAGGTAGCGATGTAACCATAACCATAGACTCTAAGTCAATACCTATACTGAGTGGATCACTTGAATACGCCAGAATGGGACTTGTGCCCGCAGGAAGTTATGATAATAGAAAATTTGTAGGAGAAAAAGCTCTTCTCAAAGATATAAAAACCGACATGGAAGATGTACTATTTGATCCTCAGACATCGGGAGGATTGATGATAAGTCTTCCTGAAAGAGAAGCTGAGATTTTATTGGAAAGACTTGTAGATAATCCGCTTAAATTTGGAATTATAGGAAGAGTTATAGAAAAAGAAGATCATTATATTATTATAGAATAG
- a CDS encoding helix-hairpin-helix domain-containing protein, protein MKLKRKTEKLLILAIIGIIAILTVYKDSFGVKKLNIEKFVNTEISEIAEDDAAKDEKLIIHIAGEVVKPGIYEFNEGDRLNDAVEMAGGLTDCAETNKVNLALKLEDEMKIIIPSIHDDVVGIVSAEDPVTESSNKTNINTAAKEELMKLNGIGPKTADKIIEYRETQKFTVIEDIMNINGIGEKMFEGIKDHIKVK, encoded by the coding sequence ATGAAACTTAAACGCAAGACGGAAAAATTGCTGATATTAGCAATAATAGGTATAATTGCCATCCTTACGGTTTATAAGGACAGTTTTGGTGTTAAAAAACTTAATATAGAGAAATTTGTTAATACCGAGATTTCTGAAATTGCTGAAGATGATGCCGCTAAAGATGAAAAACTTATTATTCATATCGCCGGGGAGGTAGTAAAGCCGGGCATCTATGAATTTAATGAAGGCGATAGATTAAACGATGCGGTCGAAATGGCAGGAGGACTAACAGACTGTGCTGAAACGAACAAAGTAAATCTGGCTTTAAAACTGGAAGACGAAATGAAGATAATAATCCCGTCAATTCACGATGATGTTGTTGGCATTGTGTCGGCAGAGGACCCGGTTACAGAATCTTCCAATAAGACGAATATAAACACTGCAGCTAAAGAGGAACTAATGAAGCTGAACGGGATTGGACCCAAGACGGCAGATAAGATAATAGAATATAGAGAAACTCAAAAATTTACTGTGATAGAAGATATTATGAATATAAATGGGATCGGCGAAAAGATGTTTGAAGGAATTAAGGACCATATAAAAGTAAAGTAG
- the rsfS gene encoding ribosome silencing factor produces the protein MTKLEAVVKACEDKIAKDIVTIPIDPGLAIADYFVIATGNSRNQTQAIADEVEKVMNEMGFEHRGIEGYREGNWILLDFSDIIVHIFTTEDREYYDLERLWSK, from the coding sequence TTGACAAAACTTGAAGCGGTTGTAAAAGCATGTGAAGATAAGATTGCCAAAGATATTGTGACCATACCGATTGACCCCGGTTTAGCTATTGCAGATTATTTTGTTATAGCTACTGGAAACTCCAGAAATCAAACTCAAGCCATAGCAGATGAAGTAGAGAAGGTTATGAATGAAATGGGTTTTGAACATAGGGGGATAGAAGGCTATCGTGAAGGCAATTGGATACTGCTGGATTTTTCAGATATTATAGTACACATATTTACAACAGAGGACAGAGAGTATTACGACCTTGAAAGGTTGTGGTCAAAATAA
- the yqeK gene encoding bis(5'-nucleosyl)-tetraphosphatase (symmetrical) YqeK, protein MDYMMNENLIERARKYIENKIGRKRYEHSIRVSELSKKLAEHYDYSIYNAELAAILHDSAKGREDKLLLKGYDVSDIILKEDIEIYRPIIHAPLAAEIARKEFGIDDEDIINSIVYHTTGRPHMGLLEKIILVADAAEPGRDYKAAMEIRELAFKDLNLAVIKALDTSLLHCIDNGRIINPLTILSRNYYIKEMSN, encoded by the coding sequence ATGGACTATATGATGAATGAGAATCTTATTGAAAGAGCTAGAAAATATATAGAGAATAAAATAGGCAGAAAAAGATATGAGCATAGCATAAGGGTTTCAGAGCTGAGCAAAAAGCTGGCTGAACATTATGATTACAGTATTTATAATGCTGAACTGGCAGCGATACTTCACGACTCAGCCAAGGGAAGAGAAGATAAGCTTTTATTGAAGGGATACGATGTTTCTGATATAATTTTAAAAGAGGATATCGAGATTTATAGACCTATAATTCACGCTCCACTGGCTGCTGAAATAGCGAGAAAAGAATTTGGAATAGACGATGAGGACATAATCAATTCCATTGTCTACCATACGACGGGTAGACCTCATATGGGCTTACTCGAGAAGATAATTCTGGTAGCAGATGCAGCGGAGCCGGGACGGGATTATAAAGCTGCCATGGAAATCAGAGAACTGGCATTTAAAGATCTCAATCTCGCTGTAATAAAAGCCCTGGATACAAGCTTACTACATTGTATCGACAATGGCAGAATTATAAATCCGCTTACTATACTAAGTAGAAACTATTACATTAAGGAGATGAGTAATTGA